A single Carassius carassius chromosome 3, fCarCar2.1, whole genome shotgun sequence DNA region contains:
- the LOC132123477 gene encoding GTP-binding protein RAD-like isoform X1, translated as MFGVMTLNKGDKLRNMDKRRGSMPFPLHLQNLHRRSMPVDDRELRSMPEAQPSLLRFSPADEHRNSCVSDSSDSVISSGSDSDGQVYKVVLLGEHGVGKSSLARIFGGVEDSNDCEETGNTYERSLVVDDEEMSILLYDVWEQDNSQWLKDQCMRMGDAYIIVYSVTDKSSFEKASELRIQLRRARQSENIPIILVGNKSDLVRSREVSVDEGSACAVVFDCKFIETSASLHHNVRDLFEGIVRQIRLRKDSKEENARRMANCKRRESISKKAKRFLGRIVARKNKKMAFRQKSKSCHDLSVL; from the exons AT GTTTGGAGTCATGACTTTGAACAAAGGAGACAAGTTGAGGAACATGGACAAGAGGAGAGGAAGCATGCCGTTTCCCCTCCACCTGCAGAACCTGCACAGGAGGAGCATGCCTGTGGATGACCGAGAGCTGCGCTCGATGCCCGAGGCTCAGCCCAGCCTCCTGCGCTTCAGTCCGGCAGACGAGCACAGGAACAGCTGCGTGTCCGACTCCTCCGACTCCGTCATCTCGTCCGGCAGCGACTCAGACGGACAGGTCTACAAGGTGGTGCTCCTGGGCGAGCACGGCGTCGGGAAGTCGAGTTTGGCCAGAATATTTGGAGGAGTTGAAGACAGCAACGACTGCGAGGAAACAG GAAACACATATGAAAGATCCCTCGTGGTTGATGATGAGGAGATGTCAATCCTTCTCTATGACGTATGGGAACAA GATAACAGCCAGTGGCTGAAGGATCAGTGCATGCGTATGGGAGACGCCTACATCATTGTGTACTCAGTGACAGACAAGTCCAGCTTTGAGAAAGCTTCAGAGCTACGAATCCAGCTGCGAAGAGCTCGGCAATCGGAAAACATCCCCATCATCCTGGTGGGAAACAAGAGTGACTTGGTGCGGTCCCGAGAAGTTTCTGTAGATG AGGGCAGTGCCTGTGCCGTTGTGTTTGACTGCAAGTTCATTGAGACCTCAGCCTCCCTACATCACAATGTGCGCGACCTCTTTGAGGGCATCGTCCGGCAAATTCGCCTGCGTAAGGACAGCAAGGAAGAAAACGCCCGCCGCATGGCCAACTGCAAGCGCCGCGAGAGCATTAGCAAAAAGGCCAAACGTTTCCTGGGCCGCATTGTGGCCCGGAAGAACAAGAAGATGGCCTTCAGACAGAAGTCCAAATCCTGTCACGACCTCTCAGTGCTTTGA
- the LOC132123477 gene encoding GTP-binding protein RAD-like isoform X2 has protein sequence MTLNKGDKLRNMDKRRGSMPFPLHLQNLHRRSMPVDDRELRSMPEAQPSLLRFSPADEHRNSCVSDSSDSVISSGSDSDGQVYKVVLLGEHGVGKSSLARIFGGVEDSNDCEETGNTYERSLVVDDEEMSILLYDVWEQDNSQWLKDQCMRMGDAYIIVYSVTDKSSFEKASELRIQLRRARQSENIPIILVGNKSDLVRSREVSVDEGSACAVVFDCKFIETSASLHHNVRDLFEGIVRQIRLRKDSKEENARRMANCKRRESISKKAKRFLGRIVARKNKKMAFRQKSKSCHDLSVL, from the exons ATGACTTTGAACAAAGGAGACAAGTTGAGGAACATGGACAAGAGGAGAGGAAGCATGCCGTTTCCCCTCCACCTGCAGAACCTGCACAGGAGGAGCATGCCTGTGGATGACCGAGAGCTGCGCTCGATGCCCGAGGCTCAGCCCAGCCTCCTGCGCTTCAGTCCGGCAGACGAGCACAGGAACAGCTGCGTGTCCGACTCCTCCGACTCCGTCATCTCGTCCGGCAGCGACTCAGACGGACAGGTCTACAAGGTGGTGCTCCTGGGCGAGCACGGCGTCGGGAAGTCGAGTTTGGCCAGAATATTTGGAGGAGTTGAAGACAGCAACGACTGCGAGGAAACAG GAAACACATATGAAAGATCCCTCGTGGTTGATGATGAGGAGATGTCAATCCTTCTCTATGACGTATGGGAACAA GATAACAGCCAGTGGCTGAAGGATCAGTGCATGCGTATGGGAGACGCCTACATCATTGTGTACTCAGTGACAGACAAGTCCAGCTTTGAGAAAGCTTCAGAGCTACGAATCCAGCTGCGAAGAGCTCGGCAATCGGAAAACATCCCCATCATCCTGGTGGGAAACAAGAGTGACTTGGTGCGGTCCCGAGAAGTTTCTGTAGATG AGGGCAGTGCCTGTGCCGTTGTGTTTGACTGCAAGTTCATTGAGACCTCAGCCTCCCTACATCACAATGTGCGCGACCTCTTTGAGGGCATCGTCCGGCAAATTCGCCTGCGTAAGGACAGCAAGGAAGAAAACGCCCGCCGCATGGCCAACTGCAAGCGCCGCGAGAGCATTAGCAAAAAGGCCAAACGTTTCCTGGGCCGCATTGTGGCCCGGAAGAACAAGAAGATGGCCTTCAGACAGAAGTCCAAATCCTGTCACGACCTCTCAGTGCTTTGA